A window from bacterium encodes these proteins:
- the rimI gene encoding ribosomal protein S18-alanine N-acetyltransferase, which translates to MPAIAPGAASPLGRASELVLRPMRSEDLPEVAAIAAHSFTEPWPEESFRAELGSALSHAIVLECAGEIAGFMVFWLVADECEIANVTVKEGHRRRGLGRRLLNYALQQARQNRCTAAYLEVRRSNLAAQRLYTSLGFAVRGVRPGYYVRDGEDAVVMWKNLKSE; encoded by the coding sequence ATGCCCGCAATTGCGCCTGGTGCAGCCTCGCCGCTTGGCCGGGCAAGCGAGCTCGTTCTGCGTCCCATGCGGAGCGAGGATTTGCCCGAGGTGGCTGCCATTGCGGCGCACAGTTTCACCGAGCCGTGGCCGGAGGAGTCATTTCGGGCGGAATTGGGATCAGCCCTCTCGCATGCCATCGTGCTCGAATGCGCCGGTGAAATTGCCGGTTTCATGGTCTTCTGGCTGGTGGCGGACGAGTGCGAGATTGCCAATGTGACCGTCAAAGAGGGCCATCGCCGCCGCGGTTTGGGGCGGAGGCTGCTCAACTATGCGTTGCAGCAGGCGCGGCAAAATCGCTGCACTGCTGCCTATCTCGAAGTTCGCCGCTCCAACCTGGCAGCGCAGCGGCTCTACACCAGCCTGGGCTTTGCGGTGCGCGGCGTGCGGCCGGGCTATTACGTTCGCGACGGCGAAGATGCGGTCGTGATGTGGAAGAACCTGAAAAGCGAATGA
- a CDS encoding sodium-dependent transporter has translation MAGNAVGLGNFLRFPARAVDNGGGAFIIPYLVSFLLMGVPLLWVEWAIGRHGGKYGHHSAPGMMDALGGGRWWKYIGVFGIFTNLVVAAYYSYLESWTLGYVWYSLTGAFSGLQPGEVSAFFNNYVGTTNGSFFNFPPAAVFFFLITLGLNVWILSRGLSKGVEIAAKIGMPMLILFGIFLAIRALTLDAGEHGAVNDAIVGLNYLWTPQFDSLSNPRVWIEAAGQIFFTLSVGMGSIHCYAAYLREKDDIALNASSAGWMNEFVEVVLGGSIVIPIAVAYFSMEWIQTPGNVGLTMAFRTMPNLFQNWGPFFAALSGLAWFGLLFFAGITSSLAMGQPVMAFMQDEFKYTRKRSALVFGFLTFLLALPTIFFFGYGAFGEYDDWVGSYSLVIFAMFEIIAFAWVFGIDKGWAEINRGADIKVPLFFKFVIKYITPVFITAVFVGSLVSPAGGDWAAAFGKLFQGEGWPLDAGSLLGKILHVGFEDTSWFKDGEPTRVFIVDMTRTLLLIVFAGIALAVRHAWQRRARNA, from the coding sequence ATGGCGGGCAACGCCGTTGGTCTCGGCAACTTCCTGCGCTTTCCCGCGCGCGCCGTGGACAATGGCGGCGGGGCCTTCATCATCCCCTACCTCGTTTCGTTCCTGCTGATGGGGGTTCCCCTGCTGTGGGTCGAGTGGGCGATCGGAAGACACGGCGGCAAGTACGGCCATCACAGCGCGCCCGGCATGATGGATGCCCTGGGCGGCGGCAGGTGGTGGAAGTACATCGGCGTCTTCGGCATTTTCACCAATCTGGTGGTGGCGGCTTACTACTCCTATCTGGAATCCTGGACGCTGGGCTATGTTTGGTACTCGCTCACCGGCGCTTTTTCCGGCTTGCAGCCCGGGGAGGTGTCGGCCTTCTTCAACAACTATGTGGGCACCACCAACGGTTCGTTTTTCAACTTTCCACCGGCGGCGGTCTTTTTCTTTCTGATCACGCTCGGATTGAATGTCTGGATTCTCTCGCGCGGGCTGAGCAAAGGTGTCGAAATCGCCGCGAAGATCGGCATGCCGATGCTGATTCTGTTCGGCATTTTTCTCGCCATTCGCGCCCTCACCCTCGATGCCGGCGAGCACGGCGCCGTCAACGATGCCATCGTCGGCCTGAATTACTTGTGGACACCCCAATTTGATTCCTTGTCGAATCCGCGCGTGTGGATCGAAGCCGCCGGCCAAATCTTCTTCACCCTCTCGGTGGGCATGGGCTCGATTCACTGCTATGCCGCCTACTTGCGGGAGAAGGACGACATCGCCCTCAACGCCTCCTCCGCGGGCTGGATGAACGAGTTCGTCGAAGTGGTGCTGGGCGGTTCCATCGTCATTCCGATCGCGGTGGCCTACTTCAGCATGGAATGGATTCAAACGCCCGGCAATGTCGGTTTGACCATGGCCTTCCGCACCATGCCCAATCTTTTCCAAAACTGGGGCCCGTTCTTCGCAGCGCTCTCCGGGCTGGCCTGGTTTGGCCTGCTGTTCTTCGCCGGCATCACCAGTTCGCTGGCCATGGGCCAGCCGGTGATGGCGTTCATGCAGGACGAATTCAAGTACACGCGCAAACGTTCCGCACTGGTTTTCGGCTTCCTCACCTTCCTGCTCGCGCTGCCGACGATCTTCTTCTTCGGCTATGGCGCGTTCGGCGAATATGATGACTGGGTCGGCAGCTACTCGCTCGTCATTTTCGCGATGTTCGAGATCATCGCCTTTGCCTGGGTATTCGGCATCGACAAGGGGTGGGCGGAGATCAACCGCGGTGCCGACATCAAAGTGCCGCTGTTTTTCAAATTCGTCATCAAGTACATCACGCCCGTCTTCATCACCGCGGTGTTCGTCGGCTCATTGGTCAGCCCGGCCGGCGGTGATTGGGCGGCTGCGTTCGGCAAACTCTTCCAGGGCGAAGGCTGGCCGCTGGATGCCGGCAGCCTGCTCGGCAAAATCCTGCATGTTGGCTTTGAAGATACCAGTTGGTTCAAAGACGGCGAGCCGACCCGCGTCTTCATCGTCGATATGACCCGCACGCTGCTGCTCATCGTCTTTGCCGGCATCGCGCTGGCGGTACGCCACGCCTGGCAGCGCCGCGCCCGGAACGCATAA
- the surE gene encoding 5'/3'-nucleotidase SurE, which yields MKPHILLTNDDGIFAPGLYALYQTLKSIAEVSVVAPDSEKSAVGHAITLSDPLRVSKFEKFGEFFGHAVKGTPADCVKIAYYALLARKPDLVVSGINYGSNTGINIIYSGTVSAATEGMLLGIPAIAISLTTYTDADFTYAAKLGVRLAEKVLAQGLPKDTLLNVNVPNVPESEIRGIAITRMGNSTYNDNYDRRVDPHNRVYYWLTGSKIEANEGIEFDDGAVRQNLVSITPIHFDLTNYPYLERLREWKLTV from the coding sequence ATGAAACCTCACATTCTCCTGACCAATGATGACGGCATCTTCGCGCCCGGCCTGTACGCCTTGTATCAGACCCTCAAGAGCATTGCCGAGGTTTCGGTGGTGGCGCCGGACAGTGAGAAAAGCGCGGTCGGCCACGCCATCACACTTTCGGATCCCCTGCGGGTTTCGAAATTCGAAAAATTCGGCGAGTTCTTCGGTCATGCCGTCAAGGGCACGCCCGCCGATTGCGTGAAAATCGCCTATTACGCGCTGCTCGCGCGCAAGCCGGATTTGGTGGTCTCCGGCATCAACTACGGTTCCAACACCGGTATCAACATCATCTACTCCGGCACGGTTTCCGCCGCCACCGAAGGCATGCTGCTCGGCATTCCCGCTATTGCCATTTCCCTCACCACCTACACGGATGCGGACTTCACCTATGCCGCCAAATTGGGTGTGCGCTTGGCGGAAAAGGTGCTGGCGCAAGGCCTGCCCAAAGATACCCTGCTGAACGTCAACGTTCCCAACGTGCCGGAAAGCGAAATCCGCGGAATCGCCATCACGCGCATGGGCAATTCGACCTACAACGACAATTATGACCGCCGCGTCGATCCGCACAATCGTGTCTACTATTGGCTCACCGGCTCCAAAATCGAGGCCAACGAAGGCATCGAGTTCGATGACGGCGCCGTGCGGCAGAATCTGGTCTCGATTACGCCGATTCACTTCGATCTCACGAACTACCCGTATCTCGAGCGCCTGCGGGAATGGAAGCTGACGGTTTGA
- the accD gene encoding acetyl-CoA carboxylase, carboxyltransferase subunit beta — protein sequence MAWFKRESKGLVSQQKKDMPDLWAKCPACDEIIYKPDLEKNFFVCAKCGYHFRATARAYLRFLLDEGSFEEFNANIVPVDVLKFKGIKKYGDQLKEAARKSGVFDAVITGYGRLAGQRLVLAAMDFSFIGGSMGSVVGEKIALAADESLYRRQPLIIICASGGARMMEGALSLMQMAKTSARLARLADARVPFVSILTHPTTGGVTASFAMLGDVIIAEPGALIGFAGPRVIKQTIGQDLPEGFQTAEFLLKHGFVDLICPRPALRDNLTKLLRVMVNESADETKDGAVRWAETNSKPAGLQTA from the coding sequence GTGGCATGGTTCAAGCGTGAAAGCAAGGGGTTGGTCTCGCAGCAGAAGAAGGACATGCCCGACCTGTGGGCCAAGTGTCCGGCGTGCGACGAGATCATCTACAAACCGGATCTGGAGAAGAACTTCTTTGTCTGCGCCAAATGCGGGTATCATTTTCGCGCCACCGCCCGCGCCTACCTCCGGTTTCTGTTGGATGAAGGCAGCTTCGAGGAATTCAACGCCAACATCGTGCCGGTCGACGTGCTGAAATTCAAGGGCATCAAAAAGTACGGTGATCAGCTCAAAGAAGCCGCGCGCAAGAGCGGCGTCTTCGATGCGGTGATCACCGGCTACGGCCGGCTGGCGGGCCAGCGGCTGGTGCTGGCAGCGATGGATTTCAGCTTCATCGGCGGCAGCATGGGCTCGGTGGTGGGCGAGAAAATCGCCCTGGCCGCGGATGAATCCTTGTATCGGCGGCAGCCGCTCATCATCATCTGCGCCTCCGGCGGGGCCCGCATGATGGAAGGCGCACTCTCCCTGATGCAAATGGCCAAGACTTCCGCGCGGCTGGCGCGGCTGGCCGACGCCCGTGTGCCATTTGTTTCGATTCTCACCCACCCCACCACCGGCGGTGTGACCGCCAGTTTTGCGATGCTGGGCGATGTCATCATTGCCGAGCCGGGCGCGCTCATCGGCTTTGCCGGCCCCCGCGTGATCAAGCAAACCATCGGGCAGGATTTGCCGGAGGGCTTTCAAACCGCCGAGTTTCTGCTCAAGCACGGTTTTGTTGATTTGATTTGTCCGCGGCCCGCGCTGCGCGACAATCTCACCAAGCTGCTGCGTGTCATGGTGAATGAATCCGCGGATGAGACCAAAGACGGCGCAGTGCGCTGGGCAGAAACCAACTCCAAGCCCGCCGGCCTGCAGACCGCCTGA